The Plasmodium sp. gorilla clade G2 genome assembly, chromosome: 4 genome has a segment encoding these proteins:
- a CDS encoding cytosolic glyoxalase II, giving the protein MKPCAQVLVVPVLNDNFSYVIIDEKTKKAASIDPVEPEKVLKRIEQTDVELEYVLCTHHHYDHSGGNIRMRELKQNIKVVGSAYEPTPGVNEKVYDGQIIRLGELNIKAIHAPCHTKGHILYYVYKTDEAKQEDHEYKPILFTGDTLFIAGCGRFFEGSARDMFRNIEKVKNMRKETLIYCGHEYTLNNLRFALSIENDNEYMKNKLNEVTEKLKKKEHSVPSTIEDENLINPFFRTHCYIDKFNMNDEIKILDKLRQLKNNF; this is encoded by the exons atgaag CCATGCGCACAAGTTCTTGTAGTGCCCGTGTTAAATGATAATTTCTCTTATGTGATAATTGAtga gaaAACTAAAAAGGCAGCTTCTATAGACCCAGTAGAACCAGAAAAG gttttaaaaagaatagaACAAACCGATGTTGAATTAGAATATGTTTTATGCACACATCATCATTATGATCATTCAG GTGGAAATATTCGAATGAGagaattaaaacaaaatatcaAAGTGGTAGGATCAGCATATGAACCAACACCAGGAGTAAATGAGAAAGTATACGACGGACAAATTATACGTTTAG gcGAATTGAACATAAAAGCTATTCATGCACCTTGTCATACCAAGGGacacattttatattatgtatataaaactGATGAAGCAAAACAAGAAGATCATGAATACAAACCAATATTATTTACTGGGGATACATTATTTATAGCTGGATGTGGAAGATTTTTTGAAGGAAGTGCAAGGGATATGTTTagaaatattgaaaaagtaaaaaacaTGAGAAAAgaaacattaatatattgCGGACATGAGTATACTCTTAATAATTTAAg ATTCGCATTGAGCATCGAAAATGACAatgaatatatgaaaaataaactAAATGAAGTTACAGaaaaacttaaaaaaaaagaacattcTGTACCTTCAACAATTGAAGACGAAAATTTAATCAATCCATTTTTTAGAACGCATTGTTATATTGATAAgtttaatatgaatgatgaaataaaaatattagataaattaagacaattaaaaaataatttttaa
- a CDS encoding vacuolar ATP synthase subunit b, translated as MSKEVVNTKVEASRVNALAAVRNYKVCPRLEYKTISGVQGPLVIIEDVKFPKYSEIVTIHLSDNSTRQGQILEVCGKKAVIQVFEGTSGIDNKNSYVEVSGDILKMPMSDEMLGRVFNGSGKPIDKGPNILADDYLDINGNPINPQCRVYPKEMIQTGISTIDVMNSIVRGQKIPLFSAAGLPHNEIGAQICRQASLVQGKDVLDHSDDNFAVVFGAMGVNMETARYFRQDFEENGKMERVCLFLNLANDPTIERILTPRIALTTAEYLAFEKEMHVFVILTDMSSYADALREVSSAREEVPGRRGYPGYMYSDLSTIYERAGRVEGRNGSITQFPILTMPNDDITHPIPDLTGYITEGQIFVDRNLYNRQIYPPINVLPSLSRLMKSGIGHNMTRIDHPYVSDQLYSNYAIAQDVKAMKAVIGEEALSNDDILYLEFLDKFEKRFITQNTYECRDIYQSLDIAWELLRIFPEDMLKKIKTDILSKYYPRHHAN; from the exons atgagtAAAGAAGTAGTAAATACAAAAGTTGAAGCATCTCGTGTTAATGCTTTAGCAGCTGTGAGGAATTATAAAGTTTGTCCACGACTAGAATATAAAACTATTTCAG GTGTGCAGGGGCCCCTAGTAATTATTGAAGATGTAAAGTTTCCTAAATATTCTGAAATTGTTACGATACATTTAAGTGATAATTCAACTAGGCAAGGGCAAATATTGGAAGTATGTGGAAAGAAAGCAGTAATTCAAGTTTTTGAAGGAACGAGTGGAATAGATAACAAGAATAGTTATGTGGAAGTGAGTggagatatattaaaaatgccAATGAGTGATGAGATGTTAGGAAGAGTTTTTAATGGGAGTGGAAAGCCAATTGATAAGGGTCCAAATATATTAGCTGATGATTATTTGGATATTAATGGAAATCCAATAAATCCTCAATGTCGTGTATATCCAAAAGAAATGATACAGACAGGAATATCAACTATTGATGTTATGAATAGTATAGTTCGTGGTCAGAAGATTCCTTTATTTAGTGCAGCAGGTCTTCCACATAATGAAATTGGAGCTCAGATATGTAGGCAAGCTTCTTTAGTGCAAGGAAAGGATGTGTTGGATCATTCTGATGATAATTTTGCAGTAGTATTTGGTGCAATGGGTGTAAATATGGAAACAGCTCGATATTTTAGACAAGATTTTGAAGAGAATGGAAAGATGGAAAGagtttgtttatttttaaatttagcTAATGACCCAACAATAGAAAGAATTTTAACACCAAGAATAGCTTTAACGACAGCTGAATATTTAGCATTTGAAAAAGAAATGCATGTGTTTGTTATATTAACAGATATGTCATCTTATGCAGATGCTTTAAGAGAAGTATCTTCAGCAAGAGAAGAGGTACCAGGTAGAAGAGGATATCCAGGATATATGTATAGTGATTTGTCAACAATATATGAAAGAGCAGGAAGAGTTGAAGGTCGTAATGGTAGTATAACTCAATTTCCAATATTAACAATGcctaatgatgatataacaCATCCAATACCAGATTTAACTGGATATATAACAGAAGGTCAAATATTTGTAGAtagaaatttatataatagacAAATATATCCACCAATTAATGTTTTACCATCTTTATCTCGTTTAATGAAAAGTGGTATAGGTCATAATATGACCAGAATTGATCACCCATATGTATCTGATCAATTATATAGTAATTATGCTATTGCTCAAGATGTAAAAGCAATGAAAGCGGTCATAGGTGAAGAAGCACTTTCAAATgatgatattttatatcttgAATTCTTAGATAAATTTGAAAAGAGATTTATTACTCAAAATACATATGAATGTAGAGATATCTATCAATCATTGGATATTGCATGGGAACTATTAAGAATATTTCCTGAAGATATgcttaaaaaaattaaaacagacattttatcaaaatattatCCACGTCACCATGCCAACTAA
- a CDS encoding sexual stage-specific protein precursor, whose product MNIRKFIPSLALMLIFFAFANLVLSDASDKTKKPAGKGSPSNLTTPGSSSGSSLHAAGPNQGGLSQGGLSSKDSAEKMPLETQLALEEIKSLSSMLDKKTTVNRNLIISTAVTNMIMLMILSGVVGFKVKKSKNSDDDKGDKDKDKDKDNTDEADDSDDS is encoded by the coding sequence ATGAATATTCGAAAGTTCATACCATCTTTAGCTTTAATGCTTATATTCTTTGCTTTTGCGAATCTGGTATTATCAGACGCAAGTGACAAAACAAAAAAGCCCGCTGGAAAAGGATCCCCATCAAATTTGACAACCCCAGGAAGTTCTTCAGGTTCCTCCCTTCATGCTGCTGGACCTAATCAAGGTGGACTATCTCAAGGAGGTCTTTCTTCAAAAGATTCTGCTGAAAAAATGCCTTTAGAAACTCAGCTAGCTTTAGAAGAAATCAAGAGCTTGTCCTCTATGCTAGATAAAAAAACGACAGTCAACAGAAACTTAATCATAAGTACTGCTGTCACAAACATGATAATGTTGATGATATTATCTGGTGTAGTTGGATTTAAAGTTAAAAAATCGAAGAATTCAGATGACGATAAAGGAGATAAGGACAAGGATAAGGATAAAGATAATACAGATGAAGCAGATGATTCTGATGATTcttaa